One Oscillospiraceae bacterium genomic window, TAAAGCATCCGCTCATGATGGATGCTTTAAATATAATTTACGGTTTACTATATTCAGAAACAATTCAATGTTATTTTCTTCTTTGACTCTGTCGCAATTTGTTCTGCCCAACCTGTCGCATAAACCTAGTAAAGCGACCTCATTGATGTCCGTATATTCTTTCATACCCTGTATATCGGCAAACGGCAGATCATTTACCACAAAAAGTATCTGCATATGATATCTGACAAGTCCGGAAACCCCGTTAATGAACTTTTCATCATCGGTGAATATCTGTAAAAATTCTTTTGAAAGTTTTGCGCCGAGTTTGTCATGGTCATATGAGGTTATCTT contains:
- a CDS encoding HDIG domain-containing protein is translated as MNLFELYTDINIHLLQDNKPSDYLNRIYSNPLFQQYPFDMLYKLKSTEQSRKHHPEGNVWNHTVLVVDEAAKLKSKSSDISILMWAALLHDIGKPLTTKVKNNKITSYDHDKLGAKLSKEFLQIFTDDEKFINGVSGLVRYHMQILFVVNDLPFADIQGMKEYTDINEVALLGLCDRLGRTNCDRVKEENNIELFLNIVNRKLYLKHPS